In Flavobacterium sp. CBA20B-1, one DNA window encodes the following:
- a CDS encoding TonB-dependent receptor, whose product MKLNFLAAALLFGVVTYAQDTKTIKGHIYDAANNNEPLAYATIMLKNTELGAEADENGYFEIECTEGSYLLEASYMGYQTYTISYETENPEELNINLIPEVGDLDELVITINNRKSSETALLNDQRKSLEIKQQIGAQELSRKGVGDVAAAVAKTSGISKQEGSNNVYVRGLGDRYNSTTLNGLPVPSNDPEKKNINLQLFSTELVEYISIDKTFSSRNTGDFGGGNVDILSKDFKDSALFEIELGAQINTNATKKGSDFLLPQGPSKMGYANYGVPNNALSGYNFQNSLQPVNAGPVGGNFAVRAGKSFLMGETGKLNLFANASFNNGFTFREGINQSASAQGAKLKSFYQENFSHTTNTTGMFNANYHVNDKNRVAYNFLYINSSDLFRDTFTGLDRDFEGDHDALLVQRGTFIQNTVLINQLLGNHTFNDKLGFDWAVSYNTIKSDMPDRTQNKLFYWNDTDSYTLAQRTITDNHRYFQNLKEDELATNLALNYKLGADENGNEKGKLTIGYNGRVKKRDFEAIQFNFRIAGAQLSTPVNPNNLDAFFNQQNYTDGLFGIEAFAGDTPQTYSGEQNIHAGFANVEYRLTDKLSAVLGLRYEKIDQSVIWRTQLDAVERENEFKRNEFLPNLSLKYELSTIQNLRLAASKTYTLPQFKERARFIYEDVTEIKVGNPYLYPSQNYNLDLKWELFPNNDEVVSVAAFGKYILDPINEITMASSTNDITWVNIGEKGYVYGAEFEIKKRIIDFGGANTNNLFAGLNVSYMKTDQEIDREKIQKETNGLINTNFDFDRSSFTGASDLLLNADVSYVRDWNDGKGMTATVSYMHYSDRLYALGVESKGNLIDKGMGTLDFVLKTRVHKNFAIDFAARNILNPEFRRIQDNASGAIDAITYKRGAFFSLGAKYTF is encoded by the coding sequence ATGAAATTAAATTTTTTGGCAGCAGCGTTATTATTTGGAGTAGTTACTTATGCGCAAGACACAAAAACGATCAAAGGCCACATTTATGATGCAGCAAATAACAACGAACCATTGGCTTATGCAACCATTATGTTGAAAAACACCGAGCTTGGTGCAGAAGCTGATGAAAACGGATATTTTGAAATTGAATGTACGGAAGGTTCTTATTTGTTAGAAGCATCTTATATGGGTTACCAAACCTATACCATTTCTTACGAAACTGAAAATCCTGAAGAGTTAAATATCAACCTAATTCCCGAAGTGGGCGATTTAGACGAGTTGGTTATTACAATTAATAACAGAAAATCGTCGGAAACAGCTTTGTTGAACGATCAAAGAAAATCATTGGAGATCAAACAGCAAATTGGTGCTCAGGAACTTTCGCGAAAAGGTGTGGGTGATGTGGCAGCAGCGGTTGCAAAAACATCGGGCATTTCAAAGCAAGAAGGAAGCAACAATGTATATGTTCGTGGTTTGGGCGATCGATACAATTCTACTACTTTGAACGGCTTGCCGGTTCCGTCAAACGATCCAGAGAAAAAGAACATCAATTTGCAATTATTTTCTACTGAGTTGGTAGAGTATATTTCGATTGATAAAACCTTTAGTTCGAGAAACACGGGTGATTTTGGTGGAGGAAATGTTGATATTTTATCAAAAGATTTTAAAGACAGCGCTTTGTTCGAAATAGAATTAGGTGCACAAATAAACACCAATGCCACTAAAAAAGGAAGCGATTTTCTATTGCCACAAGGACCAAGCAAAATGGGCTATGCAAACTATGGTGTGCCTAATAACGCATTAAGTGGTTACAATTTTCAAAACAGTTTACAACCTGTAAACGCAGGACCTGTTGGAGGAAATTTTGCAGTGCGTGCCGGAAAATCATTTTTAATGGGCGAAACTGGTAAGTTGAATCTATTTGCAAATGCAAGTTTCAACAATGGATTTACGTTTAGAGAAGGAATCAACCAAAGTGCAAGTGCGCAAGGTGCAAAGCTAAAATCGTTCTATCAAGAGAATTTTTCGCACACTACCAACACCACGGGTATGTTTAACGCTAATTATCACGTAAACGATAAAAACCGTGTGGCTTATAACTTTTTGTACATTAATTCATCGGATTTATTTAGAGATACATTCACCGGTTTAGACCGCGACTTTGAAGGCGATCATGATGCTTTATTGGTGCAACGAGGTACTTTTATTCAAAACACCGTATTGATTAATCAATTGTTGGGAAATCATACATTCAATGATAAATTAGGATTTGATTGGGCGGTTTCATACAACACCATTAAAAGCGATATGCCCGATAGAACTCAAAATAAATTGTTTTATTGGAACGATACCGACAGTTACACCTTGGCTCAGCGAACCATTACCGATAACCATCGCTATTTTCAAAACTTGAAGGAAGATGAGTTGGCAACAAATTTAGCGTTAAACTATAAATTGGGTGCCGATGAAAACGGGAACGAAAAAGGAAAATTAACAATTGGATACAACGGACGTGTAAAGAAAAGAGATTTTGAAGCCATTCAATTTAACTTCCGAATTGCAGGTGCGCAATTAAGCACACCGGTAAATCCAAATAATTTAGATGCATTTTTCAATCAGCAGAATTATACCGATGGCTTGTTCGGCATTGAAGCTTTTGCTGGTGACACCCCTCAAACTTATAGTGGAGAGCAAAATATTCATGCAGGTTTTGCCAATGTGGAATATCGCTTAACCGATAAATTGAGTGCTGTTTTAGGTTTGCGCTACGAAAAAATTGATCAAAGCGTAATTTGGAGAACGCAGTTAGATGCCGTGGAAAGAGAAAACGAATTTAAACGCAACGAATTCTTGCCCAACTTATCGTTAAAATACGAATTAAGCACCATTCAAAACTTGCGTTTGGCTGCCAGCAAAACCTATACATTGCCACAGTTCAAAGAGCGTGCACGCTTTATTTATGAAGATGTAACCGAAATCAAAGTAGGTAACCCATACTTATATCCCTCACAAAACTACAACTTAGATTTAAAATGGGAATTGTTTCCAAACAACGATGAAGTGGTATCGGTAGCAGCATTTGGTAAATATATTTTAGATCCAATCAACGAAATCACAATGGCATCATCTACGAATGATATCACTTGGGTGAACATTGGCGAAAAAGGATATGTATATGGTGCAGAGTTTGAAATCAAGAAAAGAATCATTGATTTTGGCGGAGCAAATACCAACAACCTTTTTGCAGGATTGAATGTATCTTATATGAAAACCGACCAAGAGATCGACCGTGAAAAAATTCAAAAAGAAACCAACGGATTAATCAATACCAATTTCGATTTTGACCGTTCATCGTTCACCGGCGCATCAGACTTATTGCTAAATGCAGACGTGTCGTATGTGAGAGATTGGAACGACGGCAAAGGAATGACCGCTACTGTTTCCTATATGCATTATTCAGACCGTTTGTATGCATTGGGTGTGGAAAGCAAAGGAAATTTAATTGACAAAGGCATGGGAACTTTAGATTTTGTATTAAAAACCAGAGTTCACAAAAATTTCGCAATCGATTTTGCAGCACGCAATATCTTAAACCCAGAATTCCGCAGAATACAAGACAATGCTTCGGGTGCTATTGATGCCATTACCTACAAGCGTGGAGCATTTTTCAGCTTGGGTGCAAAATATACATTTTAA
- a CDS encoding T9SS type A sorting domain-containing protein, with product MKKKYLYIFLLLLITGFSATAQTAKNSGIAEQTKTENTLEKVQIYPNPVTGGKIYINAENNSAKVIELYDMLGKRILIAEMNGYQKELNVSSLKAGVYILKLTDKNNSITRKIIIK from the coding sequence ATGAAGAAAAAATACCTATATATATTCTTACTGTTATTAATAACCGGCTTTTCAGCAACCGCCCAAACAGCCAAAAACAGTGGAATAGCAGAGCAAACCAAGACCGAAAACACCTTAGAAAAGGTGCAGATATATCCCAACCCGGTTACCGGCGGAAAAATTTATATCAATGCCGAAAACAACTCGGCAAAGGTTATAGAATTATACGATATGCTGGGTAAACGTATTTTAATAGCAGAAATGAACGGCTATCAGAAAGAATTAAACGTGAGCAGTTTAAAAGCAGGTGTTTATATTTTAAAACTCACCGATAAAAACAACAGCATTACCCGAAAAATCATCATAAAATAA
- a CDS encoding T9SS type A sorting domain-containing protein yields MKKIYTLITIVAASFAANAQASDSFNYTGSLNANGWVSHSGQTPGEVVTTTGSLSYTGITSVGEKVLLDSNVLFEDVNMASANPITTTAYLSVIINYVDASDLNPNGDYFTGFGDVAGATGYSKMYAQVHAKPGTTANTFNLGLRNTAGNGGTVNFDTTDLPFGTPVFVIAKYDVATGEASLWINPTVGSSTVPTATLTNNTSTSTLPSSILSVFLRNGSGTGKVEVDEMILADNWDDVNYVNATSTKENNIEGLSIFPNPADEILNITSNSTAEKNVQLFDLTGKKVLDVTTVSQINVSSLKAGIYVAKINEAGKTATRKVIIK; encoded by the coding sequence ATGAAAAAAATCTACACTTTAATTACAATTGTTGCAGCTTCATTTGCAGCAAATGCGCAAGCTTCTGATAGTTTTAATTATACAGGCTCTTTGAATGCCAATGGTTGGGTTTCGCATAGTGGCCAAACTCCTGGAGAAGTAGTTACCACAACTGGTAGTTTAAGTTATACTGGAATCACTTCAGTAGGAGAGAAGGTACTTTTAGACAGTAATGTTCTTTTTGAAGATGTAAATATGGCTTCAGCAAATCCTATAACTACTACAGCATATTTATCTGTAATTATTAATTATGTTGATGCATCTGACTTAAATCCGAATGGAGATTATTTCACAGGTTTTGGTGATGTAGCTGGAGCAACAGGGTATTCTAAAATGTATGCTCAAGTACATGCAAAACCTGGCACGACAGCTAATACATTTAATCTAGGTTTGCGTAATACTGCCGGTAATGGAGGTACAGTAAATTTTGATACAACTGATTTACCGTTTGGTACACCTGTTTTTGTGATTGCTAAGTATGATGTTGCGACTGGTGAAGCTTCTTTATGGATTAATCCAACAGTTGGATCTTCGACTGTACCAACAGCAACTCTCACAAATAATACGAGTACATCTACATTGCCATCTTCAATATTATCTGTGTTTTTAAGAAATGGTTCTGGAACTGGTAAAGTTGAAGTTGACGAAATGATTTTAGCTGACAATTGGGATGACGTAAACTATGTAAATGCTACATCAACAAAAGAAAACAACATCGAAGGTTTAAGTATTTTCCCTAACCCAGCAGATGAAATCTTAAATATTACATCAAACAGTACTGCTGAGAAAAACGTACAGTTGTTCGATTTAACCGGTAAAAAAGTATTAGATGTTACAACGGTTTCGCAAATAAACGTTTCTTCGTTAAAAGCGGGTATTTATGTAGCAAAAATCAACGAAGCTGGTAAAACAGCTACACGCAAAGTGATTATTAAATAA
- a CDS encoding LuxE/PaaK family acyltransferase encodes MFTPEDIISIHTTKEFHKTAMKVFRYQFQHNEVYQKYCLLLKKSPDNVKHLTEIPFLPIEFFKSKDVLSTTNAVQTTFTSSGTTGMITSKHHVTDLGFYEASFRSAFSKFYGNIEDYAVLALLPSYLEREGSSLIYMAKDFIEGSNHPDSGFYLHNYSELARKLVELDQSGQNVLLMGVTYALLDLIEMQKFHLKNTIVMETGGMKGKRKELIREELHELLTTGFGVEKIHSEYGMTELLSQAYSFGDGVFECPPWMDVLIRDTEDPLSLIENGKTGGINVIDLANINSCAFIATQDLGKKHPDFSFEVLGRFDQSDIRGCNLMVY; translated from the coding sequence GTGTTTACACCCGAAGATATTATTTCGATACATACCACCAAAGAGTTTCATAAAACAGCAATGAAAGTGTTTCGCTATCAGTTTCAGCACAACGAAGTGTATCAAAAATACTGTTTGTTGTTGAAGAAAAGTCCGGATAATGTAAAGCATCTTACAGAGATTCCTTTTCTGCCTATCGAGTTTTTTAAATCGAAAGATGTGTTAAGCACAACAAATGCCGTGCAAACCACGTTCACAAGCAGCGGAACTACGGGAATGATCACTTCTAAACATCATGTGACCGACTTGGGGTTCTATGAAGCTAGTTTTCGCAGTGCATTTTCAAAATTTTACGGAAACATTGAAGACTATGCTGTTTTGGCATTGCTTCCGTCCTATTTAGAACGCGAAGGTTCTTCGCTTATTTATATGGCAAAAGATTTTATAGAAGGATCCAATCATCCCGATTCGGGCTTTTATCTTCATAATTACAGCGAGCTTGCAAGGAAATTAGTGGAATTAGACCAGAGCGGACAAAATGTATTGCTAATGGGTGTAACCTATGCGTTGTTAGACCTTATTGAGATGCAAAAATTCCATTTAAAAAACACTATTGTGATGGAAACTGGTGGCATGAAAGGAAAACGCAAAGAACTGATTCGCGAAGAATTGCACGAGCTGTTAACAACCGGTTTTGGAGTAGAAAAAATTCATTCAGAATACGGAATGACGGAATTGCTTTCGCAAGCGTATTCATTTGGGGACGGTGTTTTTGAATGTCCGCCGTGGATGGATGTGTTGATTAGAGATACCGAAGATCCACTATCGCTTATTGAAAATGGAAAAACAGGCGGTATCAATGTAATTGACCTGGCAAATATAAATTCGTGTGCATTTATTGCCACACAAGATTTAGGTAAAAAACACCCCGATTTTTCTTTTGAAGTATTAGGTAGATTTGATCAGTCTGATATCCGCGGTTGTAATTTAATGGTTTATTAG
- a CDS encoding DUF4230 domain-containing protein produces MIKKALIFAMICIALGSLLTFFIMRKSAQKNEVVPDTELIQQQMKNVSKLVVNEAKIAQIYNYKDEKSFMNLLSFDKKALVVVNADVQIMYDLSKLEYTIDEANKIVKITSIPKEELKISPEIKIYDVEESRFNAFEGADYNIIQESVTKQFHEKISQSNIRANAQNRLLSELSKFLVVTQSLGWQLQYQNQTIANTEDLNNFLPL; encoded by the coding sequence ATGATAAAGAAAGCCTTAATATTTGCTATGATTTGTATTGCATTGGGCAGTTTACTCACTTTTTTTATAATGCGAAAAAGCGCACAAAAAAACGAAGTGGTGCCCGATACCGAACTCATTCAGCAACAAATGAAAAATGTGAGCAAATTGGTAGTAAACGAAGCCAAAATAGCACAGATTTACAATTATAAAGATGAAAAATCGTTTATGAATCTACTCTCGTTCGATAAAAAAGCGCTGGTAGTTGTAAATGCCGATGTGCAAATCATGTACGATTTATCTAAGCTAGAATATACCATAGACGAAGCCAACAAAATCGTAAAAATTACATCTATTCCTAAAGAAGAATTGAAAATCAGTCCCGAAATTAAAATTTACGATGTAGAAGAATCGCGGTTTAATGCATTTGAAGGCGCCGATTACAACATCATTCAAGAAAGTGTCACCAAGCAATTTCACGAAAAAATCTCCCAATCGAACATTCGGGCAAATGCCCAAAACCGTTTACTGAGTGAATTGAGTAAGTTTTTGGTGGTCACCCAATCCTTGGGTTGGCAGTTGCAATACCAAAATCAAACCATTGCAAATACTGAAGATTTGAATAACTTCCTGCCACTTTAG
- a CDS encoding GSCFA domain-containing protein — MQLQTLVPVEPLSGKIDYSSKIVSIGSCFAVHIAQKLAHYQFQNTVNPWGILFHPLAIEKLVNTAINARLFTQNDVFCHNEIWSCLHTHSDLNELDAESIVASINQKTTAFKEDLQTASHCIITLGTAWVYRFMETNEIVANCHKVSQQKFQKELLSVADCLQALQAIEQQIRQVNATVQIIYTISPVRHIKDGFAENQRSKAHLIAALHQHLENNDPYNYYFPSYEIMMDELRDYRFYGKDMLHPNDLAVAYIWERFVTHCMHPETLPTMKKVDEVQKGLAHRPFNPYTEAHQQFLDTLAIKLDDLLENYPFMKFR; from the coding sequence ATGCAGCTACAAACCCTTGTGCCCGTTGAGCCTTTATCCGGAAAAATAGATTACTCATCTAAAATTGTGAGTATAGGCAGTTGTTTTGCAGTACATATTGCACAAAAACTGGCACACTATCAATTTCAAAACACGGTGAATCCTTGGGGGATATTGTTTCATCCTTTGGCAATCGAAAAATTGGTAAACACCGCAATAAATGCGCGTTTATTTACACAAAATGATGTTTTTTGCCATAACGAAATATGGAGTTGTTTGCACACTCATTCCGATTTAAACGAGTTAGACGCTGAAAGCATTGTGGCATCCATCAATCAAAAAACAACTGCTTTCAAAGAAGATTTGCAAACCGCTTCGCATTGCATCATCACATTGGGAACCGCTTGGGTGTATCGGTTTATGGAAACCAACGAAATTGTGGCAAATTGTCATAAAGTTTCGCAACAAAAATTTCAAAAAGAATTATTGTCGGTAGCCGATTGTTTGCAAGCATTACAAGCAATAGAACAACAAATTCGGCAAGTAAATGCAACTGTTCAAATTATTTATACCATTTCGCCGGTTCGCCATATTAAAGACGGTTTTGCAGAAAACCAACGCAGCAAAGCGCATTTAATCGCCGCATTGCATCAACACTTAGAAAATAATGACCCATACAATTATTATTTTCCTTCGTATGAAATCATGATGGATGAATTGCGCGATTATCGTTTTTATGGCAAAGATATGCTGCATCCAAACGATTTAGCTGTTGCCTATATTTGGGAGCGATTTGTTACCCATTGTATGCATCCGGAAACATTACCTACGATGAAAAAAGTGGATGAGGTGCAGAAAGGATTGGCACACCGCCCCTTTAATCCATACACCGAAGCACATCAGCAGTTTTTAGATACACTAGCAATAAAACTAGATGATTTATTAGAAAACTATCCATTTATGAAATTTAGATAA
- a CDS encoding putative quinol monooxygenase: MRYVVIVAYRVFPDKREAFFNLVRKEATALVQNELGTLHVTNMIDQIDPNKFLNLKIFESKEAYSEHLQGAILKAFLQEADAFIMEGPTVIFEGIHMYSCDDYTLEQKSGEDMRAYFKR; the protein is encoded by the coding sequence ATGAGATACGTTGTAATTGTGGCTTATCGGGTTTTTCCGGATAAGCGCGAAGCTTTTTTTAATTTGGTTCGAAAAGAGGCTACGGCATTGGTTCAAAACGAATTGGGAACTTTGCATGTAACCAACATGATTGATCAAATAGATCCTAATAAATTTCTAAACCTAAAGATTTTTGAATCGAAAGAAGCCTATTCTGAACATTTGCAAGGTGCTATTTTAAAAGCTTTTTTGCAAGAGGCTGATGCATTTATCATGGAAGGACCAACCGTGATTTTTGAAGGGATACACATGTATTCGTGCGATGATTATACGCTGGAACAGAAAAGTGGCGAAGATATGAGGGCTTATTTTAAAAGATAG
- a CDS encoding phosphatase PAP2 family protein, whose translation MLEHLIQKDQQLLIYLNNLGTEFWDPVFMYITHQINWWPFFLLLIFLLLKKISLQQFGLLVLVLTVFFVFTDQFTNLVKYSTGRLRPVNDPLISPYLRILRKAGSPSFFSGHASNSSGSILIIFLILKKYYKYAWVLFFFPLLFAYTRIYLGLHYPLDIICGYIFGISSGFMFFFVFKFFNNKYHLKDKQKRNLFHS comes from the coding sequence ATGTTGGAACATTTAATACAAAAAGATCAGCAATTGCTGATATATCTCAACAATTTGGGAACAGAATTTTGGGATCCGGTTTTTATGTATATCACGCATCAAATCAATTGGTGGCCGTTTTTTTTACTTCTTATTTTTTTACTTCTAAAGAAAATTTCTCTGCAACAATTTGGACTTTTGGTGTTGGTTCTCACTGTTTTTTTTGTGTTTACCGACCAATTTACCAATTTAGTAAAATACAGCACCGGTAGACTACGCCCAGTAAACGACCCGCTGATTTCGCCTTATTTACGTATTTTGCGTAAAGCTGGTAGCCCTAGTTTTTTCTCAGGTCACGCATCTAATTCCAGCGGTTCAATTTTAATAATCTTTTTAATCCTTAAAAAATATTACAAATACGCTTGGGTGCTCTTCTTTTTCCCACTATTGTTTGCTTACACCCGTATTTATCTGGGGTTACACTATCCGTTGGACATCATTTGCGGATATATTTTCGGTATTTCATCAGGCTTTATGTTCTTTTTTGTTTTTAAATTTTTTAATAATAAATATCATTTAAAGGATAAACAAAAGCGAAATTTGTTTCATTCTTAG
- a CDS encoding twin-arginine translocase TatA/TatE family subunit, with translation MFTSLNITPLFLGIGGGELVFIMLIILMLFGSDKVPEMARGLARIINQVKNASNDIKSEITKSVEETGVVKDIKDAVNVDEIKKRMGYDEIKESMDIDHFNPVNDIQKEIDQTKEDIENMTGPIKRMK, from the coding sequence ATGTTTACAAGTCTAAATATAACCCCGCTTTTTTTGGGAATTGGTGGCGGTGAATTGGTTTTTATCATGTTGATTATTTTGATGCTTTTCGGTTCTGATAAGGTACCCGAAATGGCTCGTGGATTGGCGCGCATTATTAATCAAGTGAAAAATGCTTCGAACGATATTAAATCGGAAATCACAAAAAGCGTGGAAGAAACCGGTGTTGTGAAAGACATTAAAGATGCGGTAAACGTGGATGAAATCAAAAAACGAATGGGTTATGATGAAATCAAAGAGTCGATGGATATAGACCATTTCAACCCTGTAAACGATATTCAAAAAGAAATCGACCAAACAAAAGAAGACATTGAAAACATGACAGGACCCATTAAGCGCATGAAATAA
- the pepE gene encoding dipeptidase PepE encodes MKHLLIASTSTLHGMGYLEYLLPALKNHFKTASTILFIPYARPGGISHDAYTAKVADAFAKIDKKVVGLHTFENPVAAIQKAEAIFTGGGNTFLLVKQLYGQHVLSPLKKVLQNGTPYLGCSAGSNITGLTMETTNDMPIVYPPSFQTLGMVPFNINPHYLDPVEGSTHMGETRETRINEFHCFNSQPVLGLREGSWLEVYGQKITLKGSLPARLFRQNQPAVELQPETDLSDLS; translated from the coding sequence ATGAAGCATTTACTCATTGCAAGCACATCAACCTTACATGGAATGGGGTATTTAGAATATTTACTGCCTGCTTTAAAAAATCATTTTAAAACCGCAAGCACCATATTGTTTATTCCCTATGCAAGACCAGGCGGTATTTCGCATGATGCATACACTGCTAAGGTGGCAGATGCTTTTGCAAAAATTGATAAAAAAGTGGTGGGTTTACATACTTTTGAAAATCCCGTAGCAGCAATTCAAAAGGCCGAAGCTATTTTCACCGGCGGTGGCAACACCTTTTTATTGGTAAAACAACTGTATGGGCAACACGTTTTATCGCCTCTAAAAAAAGTACTGCAAAACGGTACGCCCTATTTAGGTTGTTCGGCTGGAAGCAATATTACCGGTTTAACTATGGAAACTACAAACGATATGCCGATTGTGTACCCACCTAGTTTCCAAACATTGGGAATGGTTCCGTTTAATATAAACCCGCATTATTTGGATCCAGTAGAAGGTTCTACACACATGGGCGAAACCCGCGAAACCCGTATCAATGAATTTCATTGTTTTAATTCACAACCTGTTCTTGGACTTCGCGAGGGAAGTTGGCTGGAAGTGTACGGACAAAAAATTACGTTGAAGGGCAGTTTACCGGCACGATTGTTCCGTCAAAATCAACCAGCGGTAGAGCTGCAACCCGAAACAGATTTATCTGATTTGTCCTAA
- a CDS encoding energy transducer TonB gives MRKIVALIIMGFSWAGFSQIIPPAPEEKGVVEAPVSNSTNDSIINGNASDYITLTGKTIHRFVAENFSYPDQALDEGITGTIYVDFVVEKDGTVQQATIRKSVCKECDLEAIRVVKRLRLKPILIDGKPERIRFRIPIRLALE, from the coding sequence ATGAGAAAAATTGTAGCACTTATTATAATGGGATTTTCCTGGGCAGGATTTTCTCAAATTATACCTCCAGCTCCTGAAGAAAAAGGAGTTGTTGAAGCTCCTGTGAGTAATTCAACTAACGACAGTATTATTAACGGAAATGCTTCAGATTATATAACACTTACAGGTAAAACAATACACCGGTTTGTAGCCGAAAATTTCAGCTATCCAGACCAAGCTTTAGATGAAGGAATTACAGGAACAATTTACGTAGATTTTGTAGTAGAAAAAGACGGCACCGTTCAGCAAGCTACTATTAGAAAAAGCGTTTGTAAAGAATGTGATTTGGAAGCTATTCGCGTTGTAAAAAGATTAAGGTTGAAACCTATTTTGATTGATGGAAAACCAGAGCGTATTCGTTTTCGTATTCCCATTCGTTTAGCTTTAGAATAG